In Rhodoferax koreense, a genomic segment contains:
- a CDS encoding PLP-dependent aminotransferase family protein — MDAILSDWLLERLDTDAPEPAYRQLFRLLQQAILSGRLAAGAKLPSSRTLGADLAIARNTVIQVYEQLLVEGYVETQSGSGTYVADTSPDRVDEGSAGAPRRAVRDRHRLSARGKRTIELSGVSKQQWGAFMPGVPDVTEFPLKAWTRLQSRIWRNPKPELMTYAPGGGYRPLRRALADHLRVARSANCQPEQIVITTGIHQSVDLAVRLLCDVGDQVWIEEPCYWGLRGILLSSGLKLTPIPVDGEGINPDAKHLARPPRLIICTPSHQYPLGMVMSLARRRMLLEYARQHNCWIIEDDYDSEFRFGIRPLASLQGLDTNGQVIYLSSFSKTLFPGMRVGYMAVPAPLADLFSLGLAELYREGQLMQQAVLAEFIDEGYLNSHIRRMRGLYAERRSLLIAAVQRRFGDALPVMGDEAGLHLVLGLPHLRDDWAVCRTAMERGIIARPLSAYYSVAKAAQVGLLLGYGCVPNEKIGPAFDTLADVIEEVSKAGRKTRRSVA, encoded by the coding sequence ATGGATGCCATCCTGTCCGACTGGCTGCTCGAGCGCCTCGATACCGATGCCCCGGAGCCGGCCTACCGCCAACTCTTCAGGCTGCTGCAGCAGGCCATCCTGTCCGGCCGGCTGGCCGCCGGCGCCAAGCTGCCGTCGTCGCGCACGCTGGGCGCCGACCTTGCCATCGCGCGCAACACCGTGATCCAGGTCTACGAGCAGTTGCTGGTCGAGGGCTACGTCGAGACCCAGAGCGGAAGCGGCACCTACGTGGCCGACACCTCGCCCGACCGTGTGGACGAAGGCTCGGCCGGTGCGCCGCGGCGTGCGGTGCGCGACCGCCATCGCCTGTCGGCGCGCGGCAAACGCACCATCGAACTCAGCGGTGTGTCGAAGCAGCAGTGGGGCGCCTTCATGCCTGGCGTGCCCGATGTGACCGAGTTCCCGCTCAAGGCCTGGACCCGCCTGCAAAGCCGCATCTGGCGCAACCCCAAGCCCGAGCTGATGACCTATGCGCCGGGTGGCGGCTACCGGCCGCTGCGCCGTGCGCTGGCCGACCACCTGCGCGTGGCCCGCTCGGCCAACTGCCAGCCCGAGCAGATCGTCATCACCACCGGCATCCACCAGTCGGTGGACCTGGCGGTGCGCCTGCTGTGCGACGTGGGCGACCAGGTGTGGATCGAGGAGCCGTGCTACTGGGGCCTGCGCGGCATCCTGCTGTCTTCAGGGCTCAAGCTCACGCCGATACCGGTCGATGGCGAAGGCATCAACCCCGACGCGAAGCACCTGGCCAGGCCGCCCCGGCTGATCATCTGCACGCCCTCGCACCAATACCCGCTGGGCATGGTGATGAGCCTGGCGCGGCGGCGCATGCTGCTGGAGTACGCGCGCCAGCACAACTGCTGGATCATCGAGGACGACTACGACAGCGAATTCCGCTTCGGCATCCGGCCGCTGGCCTCGCTGCAGGGGCTGGACACCAACGGCCAGGTGATCTACCTCTCCAGCTTCAGCAAGACCCTGTTTCCCGGGATGCGCGTGGGCTACATGGCCGTGCCCGCGCCGCTGGCCGACCTGTTCTCGCTGGGCCTGGCCGAGCTGTACCGCGAGGGCCAGCTGATGCAACAGGCGGTGCTGGCGGAGTTCATCGACGAGGGCTACCTGAATTCGCACATTCGGCGCATGCGCGGCCTGTACGCCGAGCGGCGCAGCCTGCTGATCGCCGCCGTGCAGCGCCGCTTCGGCGACGCCCTGCCGGTGATGGGCGACGAGGCCGGCTTGCACCTGGTGCTGGGCCTGCCGCACCTGCGCGACGACTGGGCCGTGTGCCGCACGGCCATGGAACGCGGCATCATCGCCCGGCCGCTGAGCGCCTATTACAGTGTGGCCAAGGCGGCGCAGGTGGGGCTGCTGCTGGGTTACGGTTGTGTGCCCAATGAAAAGATCGGGCCGGCTTTCGACACCCTGGCCGATGTGATCGAGGAAGTCAGCAAAGCGGGGCGCAAGACGCGGCGCAGCGTGGCTTGA
- a CDS encoding LysR substrate-binding domain-containing protein, with protein sequence MDQLLALRVFVRIAESGAFSKAADSMNIPRPTVTKLVQDLERHLGTKLLHRTTRRINVTPEGTAYYERAKHLIGELEDMDENAARARARPQGRIRIDVGSVLANMILIPALPSFRARYPDLHVDLGVSDRPIDLIGEGVDCAIRGGALVDTSLVARRIANMDWVTCASPLYLKARGIPSHPHELMPRAADATDKTRVPGHAIAGYFSSLTGRAFPLEFHKGGEQVLVHGQVEVAVNESTAHLSALLAGVGIGQAFKFMAAPHLESGRLRTVLDDWTRPRQPFHVLYASNRHLAAKIRLFVDWVAEVFAPFDDQ encoded by the coding sequence ATGGACCAACTGCTTGCCCTGCGTGTATTTGTGCGGATTGCCGAGTCGGGCGCATTCTCGAAAGCCGCGGACTCGATGAACATTCCGCGCCCCACCGTGACCAAGCTGGTGCAGGACCTGGAACGCCACCTGGGCACCAAGCTGCTGCATCGGACGACACGGCGCATCAACGTCACGCCGGAGGGAACCGCCTATTACGAACGCGCCAAACATCTGATTGGCGAGCTCGAAGACATGGACGAGAACGCGGCCCGTGCACGGGCCAGGCCGCAAGGGCGCATTCGCATCGACGTGGGGTCCGTGCTGGCCAACATGATCCTGATTCCCGCCCTGCCGAGCTTTCGTGCGCGTTATCCGGACCTGCACGTCGATCTTGGTGTGAGCGACCGTCCGATCGACCTGATCGGCGAAGGCGTGGACTGTGCCATTCGCGGTGGCGCGCTGGTCGACACATCGCTGGTGGCGCGACGCATCGCCAACATGGATTGGGTCACCTGCGCGAGCCCGCTCTATCTAAAGGCGCGGGGCATCCCGAGTCACCCGCATGAACTGATGCCGCGCGCGGCTGATGCGACAGACAAGACACGTGTCCCGGGCCACGCCATCGCCGGTTACTTCTCGTCGCTCACCGGCAGAGCCTTCCCGCTCGAGTTCCACAAGGGCGGCGAGCAGGTGCTGGTGCACGGTCAGGTGGAGGTGGCGGTCAACGAAAGCACGGCCCACCTGAGCGCGCTGCTCGCTGGCGTCGGCATCGGGCAGGCGTTCAAGTTCATGGCGGCCCCTCACCTCGAAAGCGGCCGGCTCCGCACTGTGCTCGACGACTGGACCCGGCCGCGTCAACCCTTTCACGTGCTTTATGCGAGCAATCGGCATCTGGCCGCCAAGATCCGGCTGTTCGTCGATTGGGTGGCGGAGGTATTCGCGCCGTTCGACGACCAGTGA
- a CDS encoding SDR family NAD(P)-dependent oxidoreductase encodes MGNKLSGKVAIVTGGTTGIGLAAAKAFASEGAFVYITGRRQAELDAAVAAIGQNAIGVRADSTKLDDLDRLYDTVQAHHGRLDVLYANAGGGEMLALGAITEAHFDQTFHRNVKAVVFTVQKALPLLEKAANGASVILAGSTTSIKGTANFSIYSATKAAVRNLARSWVLDLKGRAIRINTLSPGPIHTPGLVELAGTDVVQQQGLLDYLTSQIPIGRIGQPDDVANAAVFLASDDSSFITGIELFADGGLAQV; translated from the coding sequence ATGGGCAACAAACTCTCGGGCAAAGTCGCCATCGTCACCGGCGGCACCACCGGCATCGGCCTCGCGGCAGCGAAGGCCTTCGCGTCGGAAGGCGCGTTCGTCTACATCACCGGCCGTCGCCAGGCCGAGCTGGATGCGGCCGTGGCCGCCATCGGTCAGAACGCGATCGGCGTCCGGGCCGATTCGACCAAGCTCGACGACCTGGATCGCCTCTACGACACGGTACAGGCCCATCACGGCCGCCTCGATGTGTTGTATGCGAACGCGGGTGGCGGAGAGATGCTGGCGCTCGGCGCCATCACCGAGGCGCACTTCGATCAAACTTTCCATCGCAACGTGAAGGCCGTCGTGTTCACGGTGCAGAAGGCGCTGCCCTTGCTCGAGAAGGCGGCGAACGGCGCTTCCGTCATCCTGGCCGGTTCGACAACAAGCATCAAGGGCACGGCGAACTTCAGCATCTACAGCGCGACCAAGGCCGCCGTCCGCAACCTCGCCCGCAGCTGGGTGCTGGACCTGAAAGGCCGCGCGATCCGCATCAACACCCTGTCGCCCGGTCCGATCCACACGCCAGGCCTGGTCGAACTCGCAGGGACTGACGTAGTCCAGCAGCAGGGCTTGCTCGATTACCTGACCTCGCAGATTCCGATCGGGCGCATCGGGCAACCCGACGACGTTGCCAACGCCGCGGTGTTTCTTGCTTCCGACGATTCGTCGTTCATCACCGGCATCGAGTTGTTCGCCGATGGCGGCCTCGCTCAGGTTTGA
- a CDS encoding nuclear transport factor 2 family protein: MKTALQLLQAYLDNVQTPAVSAAQFSENGVLELPTVNAHAEGPAAVEMLLTGLLAKVPDFRFKNLKVWIETPDKVFAEYSVEALVVDTGKVYQQTYAGLLIAENGKIKLLREALDTAAAARAFSKD, from the coding sequence ATGAAAACCGCATTGCAACTGCTTCAGGCCTACCTCGACAACGTACAGACACCCGCAGTGTCTGCGGCGCAGTTCTCGGAAAACGGCGTTCTTGAACTGCCGACAGTGAACGCGCACGCGGAAGGTCCAGCGGCCGTCGAGATGCTGCTCACCGGCCTCCTCGCCAAAGTGCCCGACTTCCGCTTCAAGAACCTCAAAGTCTGGATCGAAACGCCCGACAAGGTCTTTGCGGAATACTCTGTCGAAGCGCTGGTGGTCGATACGGGCAAGGTCTATCAACAGACCTACGCCGGTCTGCTGATCGCAGAGAACGGCAAGATCAAGCTGCTGCGAGAAGCGCTGGACACGGCCGCCGCAGCGCGGGCGTTCAGCAAGGACTGA
- a CDS encoding exodeoxyribonuclease III: protein MFKLTSLNLNGIRSATTKGVEAWIAATGPDCICVQEVKAQAADVRGRFEQLAGLQGHFHFAEKKGYSGVAVYSKHVPSEVVTGYGSAEFDAEGRYVELRFDTPTRKLSVISCYFPSGSSGELRQQAKFRFLAEFLPHLARLKATREFILCGDVNIAHREMDLKNWRSNQKNSGFLPEERAWMTHLLARADLDPLAADGLGLVDVYRLLQPDTTDTAYTWWSNRGQAYANNVGWRLDYHLATPATAALARSEHIYKDVKFSDHAPLTVEYDMVI, encoded by the coding sequence TTGTTCAAGTTAACCAGCCTCAATCTCAACGGCATCCGCTCCGCCACCACCAAGGGTGTCGAAGCCTGGATTGCCGCGACCGGCCCAGATTGTATTTGTGTCCAGGAAGTCAAGGCCCAGGCCGCCGACGTGCGCGGCCGCTTCGAACAACTGGCCGGCCTGCAGGGCCATTTCCACTTCGCCGAGAAGAAGGGGTATTCGGGCGTGGCCGTGTACAGCAAGCATGTGCCGAGCGAGGTCGTGACGGGCTATGGGTCGGCCGAATTCGACGCCGAAGGCCGGTATGTGGAGTTGCGCTTCGACACGCCGACGCGCAAGCTATCGGTCATCAGCTGCTATTTCCCCAGCGGCTCCTCGGGTGAACTGCGCCAGCAGGCCAAATTCCGCTTCCTCGCGGAGTTCCTGCCGCACCTGGCGCGGCTCAAGGCCACGCGTGAGTTCATCCTGTGCGGCGACGTGAACATCGCGCACCGCGAAATGGATCTGAAGAACTGGCGCAGCAACCAGAAGAACAGCGGCTTCCTGCCCGAGGAGCGCGCCTGGATGACCCACCTGCTGGCCCGTGCCGACCTCGACCCGCTGGCCGCCGACGGCCTGGGCCTGGTCGACGTCTACCGCCTGCTGCAACCCGACACCACCGACACCGCCTACACCTGGTGGAGCAACCGCGGCCAGGCGTATGCGAACAACGTGGGATGGCGGCTCGACTACCACCTGGCGACACCCGCCACGGCGGCGCTGGCGCGCAGCGAACACATCTACAAGGACGTGAAGTTCAGCGACCACGCACCGCTGACCGTCGAATACGACATGGTCATCTGA
- the pyrE gene encoding orotate phosphoribosyltransferase codes for MVGKTDKADAAQDALAQEFVQFSVDSGVLRFGEFKTKAGRMSPYFFNSGLFDDGAKLGRLAAFYAKRLLASGIEFDMVFGPAYKGIPLGAAVAIELARLGRNVPFAYNRKEAKAHGEGGSLVGAPLKGRVLIVDDVMSAGTAVRESIAIIQAAGATAHAVAIALDRQEMATENGQDVPHSAVQYVRDTLGLQVCAIAKLADLLQYLALHGKDGLGAHHAAVLAYRQRYGVDQGTM; via the coding sequence ATGGTTGGCAAAACGGACAAAGCGGACGCGGCGCAGGATGCGCTGGCCCAGGAATTCGTGCAATTCTCCGTTGATTCCGGCGTGCTGCGTTTTGGCGAGTTCAAGACCAAGGCCGGCCGCATGAGCCCCTATTTCTTCAATTCCGGCCTGTTCGACGACGGCGCCAAGCTGGGTCGGCTCGCCGCCTTCTATGCCAAGCGGCTGCTGGCCAGCGGCATCGAGTTCGACATGGTGTTCGGCCCGGCCTACAAGGGCATTCCCTTGGGCGCGGCCGTGGCCATCGAACTGGCACGGCTGGGCCGCAACGTGCCGTTTGCCTACAACCGCAAGGAAGCCAAGGCGCATGGCGAAGGCGGCTCGCTGGTCGGCGCGCCGCTCAAGGGCCGCGTGCTGATCGTGGACGACGTGATGTCTGCCGGCACGGCGGTGCGCGAATCGATTGCCATCATCCAGGCCGCTGGCGCCACGGCGCATGCGGTGGCCATCGCCCTCGACCGGCAGGAGATGGCCACCGAGAACGGCCAGGATGTGCCGCACAGCGCGGTGCAATATGTGCGTGATACCCTGGGGCTGCAGGTGTGCGCGATTGCGAAGCTGGCCGATTTATTGCAGTATCTGGCCCTTCATGGCAAGGACGGCCTCGGCGCACACCACGCCGCAGTTTTGGCCTATCGACAACGTTACGGTGTGGACCAAGGAACTATGTGA
- a CDS encoding DUF4124 domain-containing protein — MAQSIYRCTDARGNKLTSDRPIPECLDREQNELNPSGTVKRSVGPSLTASERERIEAQQKKDAEEKVRVNEERRRNRALLMRYQDQAAHDRERADALKQVDEVIAAANKRLAELDKQNEAINAELEFYKNDPAKAPPKLRRQIAEHEDSVRAQQRFIADQTLEKKRVNDRFDEELARLKPLWAGAR, encoded by the coding sequence TTGGCGCAGAGCATCTACCGCTGCACCGACGCGCGCGGCAACAAACTCACTTCCGACCGGCCGATTCCCGAGTGCCTGGATCGCGAGCAGAACGAGCTCAACCCCAGCGGCACGGTGAAGCGCAGTGTCGGCCCGTCGCTCACCGCGAGCGAACGCGAACGCATCGAGGCCCAGCAGAAAAAGGATGCCGAGGAAAAGGTGCGCGTCAATGAGGAACGCCGCCGCAACCGTGCGTTGCTGATGCGTTACCAGGACCAGGCCGCGCACGACCGGGAGCGCGCCGATGCGCTCAAGCAGGTCGACGAAGTCATCGCCGCCGCCAACAAGCGCCTGGCCGAACTCGACAAACAGAACGAGGCCATCAACGCCGAACTCGAGTTCTACAAGAACGACCCCGCCAAGGCCCCGCCGAAGCTGCGCCGCCAGATCGCCGAACACGAGGACAGCGTGCGCGCACAGCAGCGCTTCATCGCCGACCAGACGCTGGAGAAGAAACGCGTGAACGACCGTTTCGACGAGGAACTGGCGCGGCTCAAGCCGCTGTGGGCCGGCGCACGCTGA
- the gatB gene encoding Asp-tRNA(Asn)/Glu-tRNA(Gln) amidotransferase subunit GatB: protein MTTTSKTSSLLVHGYEVVIGFETHAQLSTQSKIFSRASTAFGAEPNTQACAVDIALPGTLPVMNKGAVERAIQLGLALGSTIAPRSVFARKNYFYPDLPKGYQISQFEIPVVQGGAVEFYLGDEKKTVRLVRAHLEEDAGKSLHEDFVGQTGIDLNRAGTPLLEIVTEPDMRSSAEAVAYAKELHKIVTWIGICDGNMQEGSFRCDANVSVRKPGEPLGTRREIKNLNSFKFMQQAIDYEVRWQIEQLEDGHAIQQATVLFNPDTGETRAMRTKEDAADYRYFPDPDLPPLVVAPEWVERVRAEMAELPRVMAARFVKDYGLSDYDAASLTQSKAMSAYFEAAAKASGQAKLASNWIMGEISRRLNAGELDIAQAPVDAGRLAQMLQRIADGTISNSAARQVFDVLWTDGGEVDTIIEAKGLKQMNDSGALEAIVDEVIAANAKNVEEYRAGKDKAFNALVGQIMKASKGKANPTQVNELLKARLG from the coding sequence ATGACGACCACAAGCAAAACAAGCAGCCTGCTGGTGCACGGCTACGAAGTCGTGATCGGCTTCGAGACCCATGCCCAGCTCTCCACGCAAAGCAAGATCTTCAGCCGCGCATCGACCGCTTTCGGCGCCGAGCCGAACACCCAGGCCTGCGCGGTCGACATCGCGCTGCCGGGCACGCTGCCGGTGATGAACAAGGGCGCCGTCGAACGTGCCATCCAGCTCGGCCTGGCGCTGGGCTCCACCATTGCGCCGCGCAGCGTGTTCGCACGCAAGAACTACTTCTACCCGGACCTACCCAAGGGCTACCAGATCAGCCAGTTCGAGATCCCCGTGGTGCAGGGCGGTGCGGTCGAGTTCTATCTGGGGGACGAAAAGAAGACCGTGCGCCTGGTGCGCGCGCATCTGGAAGAAGACGCCGGCAAGTCATTGCACGAGGACTTCGTGGGGCAGACCGGCATCGACCTGAACCGCGCGGGCACGCCGCTCTTGGAGATCGTGACCGAGCCCGACATGCGCTCCAGCGCCGAGGCCGTGGCCTATGCCAAGGAACTGCACAAGATCGTCACCTGGATCGGGATCTGCGACGGCAACATGCAGGAAGGCAGCTTCCGCTGCGACGCGAACGTGTCGGTGCGCAAGCCCGGCGAGCCTCTGGGCACGCGCCGCGAGATCAAGAACCTGAACAGCTTCAAGTTCATGCAGCAGGCCATCGACTACGAGGTGCGCTGGCAGATCGAGCAACTGGAAGACGGCCACGCCATCCAGCAGGCCACGGTGCTGTTCAACCCAGACACTGGCGAGACCCGCGCCATGCGCACCAAGGAAGACGCGGCGGACTACCGCTACTTCCCCGACCCGGACCTGCCGCCGCTGGTGGTGGCGCCGGAATGGGTGGAGCGTGTGCGCGCCGAGATGGCCGAGCTGCCGCGGGTGATGGCGGCGCGTTTCGTCAAGGACTATGGGCTGTCGGACTACGACGCCGCCTCGCTCACACAGAGCAAGGCGATGAGCGCGTATTTCGAAGCCGCGGCCAAGGCCAGCGGCCAGGCCAAGCTGGCCAGCAACTGGATCATGGGCGAGATCTCGCGCCGGCTCAATGCGGGCGAGCTGGACATCGCGCAGGCGCCCGTCGACGCCGGGCGCCTGGCGCAGATGCTCCAACGCATCGCCGATGGCACGATCTCCAACAGTGCGGCACGCCAGGTGTTCGACGTGTTGTGGACGGATGGCGGTGAAGTGGACACCATCATCGAGGCCAAGGGCCTGAAGCAGATGAACGACAGCGGTGCCCTGGAAGCCATCGTCGACGAAGTCATTGCGGCCAATGCAAAGAACGTGGAAGAGTACCGCGCCGGCAAGGACAAGGCCTTCAACGCGCTGGTCGGCCAGATCATGAAGGCCAGCAAGGGCAAGGCCAATCCGACGCAGGTCAACGAGTTGTTGAAGGCCCGCTTGGGCTAG
- the gatA gene encoding Asp-tRNA(Asn)/Glu-tRNA(Gln) amidotransferase subunit GatA codes for MTTESNKSLHDLGVAEMARQLREHKFSAVEAAQHFMARMAEQDQLGAFLATDAEVTLRQAAAADARLAAGNGGVLEGVPIAHKDIFVTKDFPTTAGSKMLAGYRSSFDGTVVAKLAGHGAVTLGKLNCDEFAMGSANENSAFQPALNPWDTSRIPGGSSGGSAVAVAARLAPAVTGTDTGGSIRQPASFCGITGIKPTYGRASRYGMVAFASSLDQAGVMARSAEDCALLLAAMCGPDLDRDSTSLDVPAENYSLALNQSIEGLRIGLPKEFFNAGVSADVRTAVDAALKEYEKLGAKLVEISLPRTELSIPVYYIIAPAEASSNLSRFDGVKFGHRAAHYTDLIDMYKKTRAEGFGDEVKRRIMIGTYVLSHGYYDAYYLQAQKIRRMIADDFQQAFQQCDVIAGPVAPTVAWKLGDKSDDPVANYLADIFTLPSSLAGLPGMSVPAGLGAGGMPVGLQLIGNYLKEGQLLNMAHRLQQATDFHLRQPAGAK; via the coding sequence ATGACCACAGAATCGAACAAATCTCTTCACGACCTCGGCGTGGCCGAGATGGCCCGGCAACTGCGCGAGCACAAGTTTTCCGCCGTCGAAGCCGCACAACATTTCATGGCCCGCATGGCCGAGCAGGACCAACTCGGCGCGTTTCTGGCCACCGATGCCGAAGTCACGCTGCGCCAGGCCGCGGCAGCCGATGCGCGGCTCGCCGCCGGCAACGGTGGTGTGCTCGAAGGCGTGCCGATCGCCCACAAGGACATCTTCGTCACCAAGGATTTCCCCACCACGGCCGGCTCGAAGATGCTCGCCGGCTACCGTTCGTCCTTCGACGGCACCGTGGTCGCCAAACTCGCCGGGCATGGCGCGGTCACGCTGGGCAAGCTCAACTGCGACGAATTCGCCATGGGCTCGGCCAACGAGAACTCGGCCTTCCAACCCGCACTGAATCCCTGGGACACCAGCCGCATTCCAGGTGGCTCGTCCGGCGGCAGCGCGGTGGCCGTGGCCGCGCGCCTGGCGCCGGCCGTGACCGGCACCGACACCGGCGGCTCGATCCGCCAGCCGGCTTCGTTCTGCGGCATCACCGGCATCAAGCCAACCTACGGCCGCGCCTCGCGCTATGGCATGGTCGCGTTCGCGTCGAGCCTGGACCAGGCCGGCGTGATGGCGCGCAGCGCCGAGGACTGCGCGCTGCTGCTCGCCGCCATGTGCGGCCCGGACCTCGACCGCGACTCGACCTCGCTCGACGTGCCGGCGGAAAACTATTCACTGGCGCTGAACCAATCCATCGAAGGCCTGCGTATCGGCCTGCCCAAGGAGTTCTTCAACGCCGGCGTGTCGGCCGACGTGCGCACGGCGGTCGATGCGGCGCTCAAGGAATACGAGAAGCTCGGCGCCAAACTGGTGGAGATCTCGCTGCCACGCACCGAACTGTCGATCCCCGTGTACTACATCATCGCGCCGGCCGAGGCCAGCTCCAACCTCAGCCGCTTCGACGGCGTGAAGTTCGGCCATCGCGCGGCGCACTACACCGACCTGATCGACATGTACAAGAAGACCCGCGCCGAAGGCTTCGGCGACGAGGTCAAGCGCCGCATCATGATCGGCACCTATGTGCTGAGCCACGGCTACTACGACGCCTATTACCTGCAGGCGCAGAAGATCCGCCGCATGATCGCCGACGACTTCCAGCAGGCCTTCCAGCAGTGCGACGTGATCGCCGGCCCGGTGGCGCCCACCGTGGCGTGGAAGCTCGGCGACAAGTCGGACGACCCGGTCGCCAACTACCTGGCCGACATCTTCACCCTGCCCTCCTCGCTGGCCGGCCTGCCCGGCATGAGCGTACCGGCAGGCCTGGGGGCCGGCGGCATGCCCGTCGGCCTGCAGTTGATCGGCAATTACCTGAAGGAAGGCCAACTGCTGAACATGGCGCACCGCCTGCAGCAGGCCACCGACTTCCATCTGCGCCAACCGGCAGGGGCCAAGTAA
- the gatC gene encoding Asp-tRNA(Asn)/Glu-tRNA(Gln) amidotransferase subunit GatC — translation MALNSQEIERIANLARLELQPAESERLLTQLNGFFDIVEQMRAVDTTGIEPLAHPVAVMEDITLRLRDDVVSEPNQREANQQTAPAVERGLFLVPKVIE, via the coding sequence ATGGCCCTCAATTCCCAAGAAATCGAGCGCATCGCCAATCTCGCACGGCTCGAACTGCAGCCTGCGGAAAGCGAACGCCTGCTGACCCAACTCAATGGCTTCTTCGACATCGTCGAACAGATGCGCGCGGTGGACACCACCGGCATCGAGCCCCTGGCCCATCCGGTGGCGGTGATGGAAGACATCACGCTGCGCCTGCGCGACGACGTGGTGAGCGAGCCCAACCAACGCGAGGCCAACCAGCAGACCGCGCCGGCCGTGGAACGCGGCCTGTTCCTTGTCCCCAAAGTGATCGAATAA
- a CDS encoding rod shape-determining protein: MFGAFRRYFSTDLAIDLGTANTLIYVRDKGIVLDEPSVVAIRHEGGAQGKKTIQAVGKEAKAMLGKVPGNIEAIRPMKDGVIADFVITEQMIKQFIKMVHPRGMLRPSPRIIICVPCGSTQVEKRAIRDAALGAGASAVHLIEEPMAAAIGAGLPVSEPSGSMVVDIGGGTTEVGVISLGGMVYKGSVRVGGDKFDEAIISYIRRNYGMLIGEPTAEAIKKNIGSAFPGSEVKEMEVKGRNLSEGVPRSFTISSNEILEALTDPLNNIVAAVKNALEQTPPELGADIAERGMMLTGGGALLRDLDRLLAEETGLPVLVAEDPLTCVVRGCGIALERMERLGGSIFTSE; encoded by the coding sequence ATGTTTGGAGCTTTTCGTCGGTATTTTTCGACCGACCTGGCCATCGACCTTGGCACGGCCAACACCCTGATCTACGTGCGCGACAAGGGCATCGTGCTCGACGAGCCTTCGGTCGTGGCCATCCGCCATGAGGGCGGCGCCCAGGGCAAGAAGACGATCCAGGCCGTGGGCAAGGAAGCCAAGGCCATGCTCGGCAAGGTACCCGGCAACATCGAGGCGATCCGCCCGATGAAGGACGGCGTGATCGCCGATTTCGTGATCACCGAGCAGATGATCAAGCAGTTCATCAAGATGGTGCACCCGCGCGGCATGCTGCGGCCCAGCCCGCGCATCATCATCTGCGTGCCCTGCGGTTCGACCCAGGTCGAAAAACGCGCCATCCGCGATGCGGCCCTCGGTGCCGGCGCCTCGGCCGTGCACCTGATCGAGGAACCCATGGCCGCGGCCATCGGCGCCGGCCTGCCGGTCTCCGAGCCCAGCGGCTCGATGGTGGTGGACATCGGCGGCGGCACCACCGAGGTCGGCGTGATCTCGCTCGGCGGCATGGTCTACAAGGGCAGCGTGCGGGTGGGCGGCGACAAGTTCGACGAAGCCATCATCAGCTACATCCGCCGCAACTACGGCATGCTGATCGGCGAACCCACGGCCGAAGCCATCAAGAAGAACATCGGCTCGGCGTTTCCGGGCTCCGAGGTCAAGGAAATGGAAGTCAAGGGCCGCAACCTCTCCGAAGGCGTGCCGCGCAGCTTCACGATCTCGAGCAACGAAATCCTCGAGGCCCTGACCGATCCGCTGAACAACATCGTCGCTGCCGTGAAGAACGCGCTGGAACAGACCCCGCCCGAACTCGGTGCCGACATCGCCGAGCGCGGCATGATGCTCACCGGCGGTGGCGCCCTGCTGCGCGACCTGGACCGCCTGCTGGCCGAGGAAACCGGCCTGCCGGTGCTGGTGGCCGAAGACCCGCTGACCTGCGTGGTGCGCGGCTGCGGCATCGCCCTGGAACGGATGGAGCGGCTCGGCGGCTCCATTTTTACCAGCGAGTAA